One genomic window of Lytechinus variegatus isolate NC3 chromosome 1, Lvar_3.0, whole genome shotgun sequence includes the following:
- the LOC121419708 gene encoding activator of basal transcription 1-like: protein MEQDKDGMEPELDDFISEEGADEDLKEDDKPLKISGGDSSSKKASKPGIVYLSRVPPLMRPQRVKKIFSRYGEIGRVFLQAEDKFNRKTRKKKGGSKSKRFTEGWIEFMDKKIAKSIALTFNNTPIGGRKRSIYYEELWNLKYLHRFQWAHLVERLEYERQVRQQRIRTEISQVKRETDFYMKSVELGDQLVKQEKKTREKGKEWIARVRAHKQRVTQDEFEDTKPRKSGKVSKNTLGKIFKKTNKS, encoded by the exons ATGGAGCAGGATAAAGATGGAATGGAGCCAGAGCTGGATGACTTCATCTCTGAAGAAGGTGCAGATGAAGACTTGAAGGAAGATGATAAACCACTGAAAATATCTGGAGGCGATAGCTCATCAAAGAAGGCATCTAAACCTGGGATCGTCTACCTGAGCCGAGTACCCCCTCTAATGAGGCCACAGAGAGTCAAGAAGATCTTCTCGCGATACGGTGAAATTGGGCGCGTGTTCTTACAAGCTGAAG aCAAATTTAACCGCAAGACCCGTAAAAAGAAAGGCGGTAGTAAAAGCAAGCGTTTCACCGAAGGCTGGATCGAATTCATGgacaaaaaaattgcaaagaGTATTGCCCTGACATTCAACAACACTCCCATTGGAGGAAGGAAACGGAGCATCTATTATGAGGAGCTGTGGAATCTGAAGTATCTTCATCGCTTCCAGTGGGCACATCTAGTGGAGCGTCTGGAATACGAACGACAGGTGCGTCAGCAGCGAATCCGTACCGAGATCTCCCAGGTCAAACGAGAGACAGACTTTTACATGAAGAGTGTGGAACTCGGTGATCAGTTGGTGAAACAGGAGAAGAAGACAAGAGAGAAAGGCAAGGAGTGGATAGCAAGAGTTCGAGCTCATAAACAGAGGGTTACTCAAGATGAGTTTGAGGACACCAAGCCAAGGAAGTCTGGAAAAGTTTCAAAGAACACTTTGGGAAAGATCTTCAAGAAAACCAACAAGTCATGA